From the genome of Chlamydiota bacterium, one region includes:
- a CDS encoding DEAD/DEAH box helicase, protein MFLETSEDTYKAYQRFLKRGEYRKAYRALEKLLHAFSDDTDLLEEMIDFCLLSLKKPELAKPWLLRLIKIRGLWIDYALLCQIETNCNRFSQAKGYLKKAKELQKTQRGIKPRRNPKRFLSDLEDCIQFQENRADAFADQAVQSLLKEVQLPHQKSQQKRSSLRIRKADPQVEIKPPKSLQDVSLPSQAQTPVYKIPVKIEFFQEESWLKLFETEPSSLKEYQLWLDYSRLAIQRGFDELLCLQAMQGVEKYRYQIETVKKVLKHFHGRALLCDEVGLGKTIEAGMLIREYLSRGMVKNVLILTPSSLVSQWAEEMQMKFGLEFKTTSDGGWTQDPANFWKQKLIIASIHTAKRNQNAFQVVEQFYDLVIVDEAHHLRNRTTLAWQFVNQIKKKFIFLLTATPVQNNLIELFNLITLLKPGQFKTEKIFRQEYLPKGNEKALAHQDKLRGLLRDVMIRNTRSAIDLKLPKRFATTIRLESSPIEKEIYTRLNDYLSSRKEDLSQPMIYLLLREAGSSPFALKSSLQNMLPNLLKSGNDPIPVQEILEAISHLQDSCKGRALIELLQKKSEDKKVIFTQYLQSMNYVMDLLERCEIPYVTFRGDHSAQAKEEAITRFKNDVPVLISTESGGEGRNMQFCNTLINFDIPWNPMRIEQRIGRLHRIGQTRDVFIFNLSIKETIEDYILDILENKINLFEMVIGEIEPILGHRGEDKDFEEVIMEIWMKGAHPEHLKSGFEELGTQLINAKGEYLKSQSFVTKIFGEDYEI, encoded by the coding sequence ATGTTTCTTGAAACCTCAGAGGATACTTATAAAGCCTATCAGCGTTTTCTAAAAAGGGGAGAATACCGAAAGGCCTACCGTGCCTTGGAAAAATTACTCCATGCATTTTCAGATGATACTGATCTGCTAGAGGAGATGATTGATTTTTGCTTGTTGTCACTTAAGAAACCCGAACTGGCTAAGCCATGGCTTCTAAGGCTCATCAAAATTCGTGGATTATGGATCGATTATGCGCTTCTTTGCCAAATAGAAACGAATTGCAACCGTTTCAGTCAAGCGAAGGGATATCTCAAAAAAGCCAAGGAACTCCAAAAGACACAACGGGGAATAAAACCCAGGCGAAACCCCAAAAGGTTTTTGTCTGATCTTGAGGATTGTATTCAGTTTCAGGAAAATCGTGCTGATGCATTCGCTGATCAGGCGGTACAGTCTTTGCTTAAAGAGGTTCAGCTTCCTCATCAAAAGAGCCAACAGAAACGCTCCTCTCTACGGATTCGAAAAGCTGATCCTCAAGTCGAGATCAAGCCTCCAAAATCTTTGCAGGATGTTTCCCTTCCCTCTCAAGCTCAAACTCCGGTCTACAAAATACCCGTGAAGATTGAATTCTTTCAGGAAGAGTCTTGGCTAAAGCTTTTCGAAACTGAGCCGTCTTCATTGAAAGAATATCAACTTTGGCTAGATTATTCCCGCCTTGCCATCCAGAGAGGATTTGATGAGCTTCTGTGTCTACAAGCGATGCAGGGGGTTGAAAAGTACCGGTATCAAATCGAAACGGTGAAAAAGGTATTGAAGCATTTTCATGGAAGGGCTCTTCTATGTGATGAGGTGGGTCTTGGAAAGACCATTGAAGCGGGCATGCTGATCAGAGAGTATCTTTCACGAGGGATGGTAAAGAATGTTCTCATCCTCACTCCGTCTTCTCTCGTTTCACAATGGGCTGAGGAGATGCAGATGAAATTTGGTCTTGAATTCAAGACAACAAGCGATGGGGGATGGACCCAGGACCCCGCAAATTTTTGGAAACAAAAATTGATCATTGCCTCAATTCACACCGCAAAAAGGAATCAAAACGCGTTTCAGGTCGTTGAACAATTTTATGACCTTGTGATCGTTGATGAAGCTCATCATTTGAGGAATCGAACGACCCTCGCATGGCAGTTTGTGAACCAAATCAAGAAGAAATTCATTTTTCTATTAACAGCCACTCCTGTACAGAACAATCTCATCGAACTTTTTAATCTCATCACGCTTCTAAAGCCAGGCCAGTTTAAGACTGAAAAAATTTTTAGGCAGGAATACCTCCCCAAGGGAAACGAGAAGGCCCTAGCTCATCAGGATAAATTAAGGGGGCTCCTTCGGGATGTGATGATTCGAAATACCCGAAGCGCCATAGACCTCAAGCTCCCTAAAAGATTTGCCACAACGATCAGATTAGAGTCGTCGCCTATCGAAAAGGAAATCTATACCCGGCTCAACGATTATCTCTCTTCAAGAAAAGAGGACCTCAGTCAGCCGATGATTTACCTTCTCTTAAGAGAGGCAGGCAGCAGCCCCTTTGCCTTGAAAAGTAGCCTTCAGAATATGCTTCCCAACCTTTTGAAAAGTGGGAATGACCCCATTCCTGTTCAGGAGATTCTTGAGGCCATTTCTCATCTTCAGGATTCCTGTAAGGGAAGGGCGCTCATCGAGTTATTGCAAAAAAAATCTGAAGATAAGAAGGTCATCTTTACCCAATACCTTCAGAGCATGAATTATGTCATGGATCTCTTAGAGAGATGTGAAATTCCTTATGTGACATTCCGGGGAGATCACTCGGCTCAAGCCAAGGAGGAGGCGATTACAAGATTTAAAAACGACGTCCCTGTTCTTATCTCCACAGAATCTGGAGGAGAGGGACGTAACATGCAGTTCTGTAACACCCTCATTAATTTTGATATTCCCTGGAATCCCATGAGAATTGAGCAGAGAATTGGTCGACTCCATCGAATCGGTCAAACCCGGGATGTTTTTATCTTTAATCTGTCTATCAAAGAGACGATCGAAGACTATATTCTCGACATTTTAGAAAATAAGATCAACCTCTTTGAGATGGTGATTGGAGAAATCGAACCGATCCTGGGACATCGGGGAGAAGACAAGGACTTTGAGGAGGTTATTATGGAAATCTGGATGAAGGGGGCTCATCCAGAGCATTTGAAGAGCGGCTTTGAAGAGCTTGGAACTCAGCTCATCAATGCCAAGGGCGAGTATTTGAAATCTCAATCTTTCGTGACGAAAATATTTGGAGAGGATTACGAGATATGA